acaatataaatggCTGTCTGTTTTGTGGTTGTTAATTTATATGTAACTGTAATTGAATCAATAAGTTATCTTACATGGGTATAAATTTACttcatgttttacatatatgttaaattaAGAAATCCAGATGTATAATAAGTATGCATTAAAAGGTGAAGAATTccagtttgtgttatttatggCAATATTCAGTGAATACATTTAGTTTTGTCCTCCCTCTTTGCAGTaacctctccctctctctctctctctctctctctctgtgtgtgtgtgtggtgcagTGTGGTAATATTCTCAGTCTTCCTCAAGaatattagaattttaaaaaagtatttacatgtatatgattttaCTGGTTAAATAAAATAGGACTTTATATTTTACCAAATAACACAATGACAATGTAAAATTGGGCCACTTTGATCTTTGTCACGAAAAGATTCTATCTGGATGTTCTCGCAGAGAACTTACTTTCcacacattaatttcatttcaacttatttttgtgcttatatccaattacggttcaagcacgccaggctgcgaaccatgtacctaccagccttatgtccgatggcttaaccacgacaccaccgaggccggtctttccACCAAACCTGTATTCTGCAgtcattttaaaggcatactgtcacagatgtaaggaccgtatttctctaaaaattaataataaatcaaaattacattaacttttacagaccaaatctagctattgcatcactttaactacatcatAATGGAGTGAactccatgtcaaccctctcagcagtgttagtttttgaattatggaccattgccataattcaattatttttacaaaatatcataagtgaagtatggtggttacgtagattgttgaataaagtacatttaggaacaaatcaaatatatatatattttaagtaatactttgttaggccatgtaataggtctgacaatatgcctttaaaggatTAACAGGTGCGGgtcgtaaagcgttcgcttgatgcgcggtcggtccaagatcgatccccgtcggtggacccattgggctatctctcgttccagccagtgctccacaactggttaacaaaggctgtggtatgtactatcctgtctgtgggatggtgcatataaaagatcccatgctgctaatcgaaaagagtagcccatgaagtggcgacagcgggtttcctctctcaatatctgtgtggtccttaaccacatgtctgacgccatataaccttaatgTGGCACGGGGAAGTGTGTGATGCGTGAACATGCAGTTTCGAgaataaaatcaaataataatactgacactagatacaacaaaataactttatttaaaaacgtaAATTTTCTGGATTTTGCATAATGAAACTAATCTATCACAAACATTCTCTACAATACGACTGTTCTGTGTAGAATGGAACTTGGCTAAAATACCAACCAATGGACCTAGGTATAGTGTATACCAGTGCCGGCTTATTCTAGTAGCACATGAAGCAGTTCATTTTTACTgtctccccgagggggttgcaaaatatatatcctgggaaggcgACCCCGCTgatatttgtgctacaggccacgcggatccttaaaccggctctgcttTATACAACGTAAATCttattttaacatgcttctTGAGAGTGATCGTAGACTCAGATTTTCACAGATTGCGTCATATAGTAAACACTATTAAACCTGTCACAAACTTTAAAGAACACATTGCCAAAAACAGCCATCCTTCAATAAAGATTTTGTCAGATATGTCCTAACTATACTAATTTATGTCGTTTACTTCTATAATATACGTCTCATCCTTTACTAGGGATATTTGAAAAAATCCATGTCGAGTAAAGCAGCTGGATTTGTGTTCGATGGATGACATATCTAACTGTGATCATGCATTACAAACATCCAAACAGCATAGTTTGACTGATCACATGTTGCACAAATTAAAGGTGTGCATAAATTGTTTATCATGacatatatttagtatattCTTAGCGAAAGTTTTATAGTATATAATGCGTTTTACACTAGGGCAGTACCTagtctaaaataaataaaaggcgGGCAACAAAATAAATGGTAGCCCTGTGCATATACGTATATGCTGCTTCACATACAGCTAACGAACAATTAAACCTCAACCACCCATTCCCTTCCCCATGGGCCGCGAacaaggtggggggggggggcgggggccaTGCTCCCCTCCCCACTATTCCCTGTTACTATCGAACTTCCCACCCCTCGCCCGTCCCACACACACTTTCAGACACACCACCACGAGCCGTGACTTCGACCGACGTCATACATATAAATTCTAATGTATACAGATTCTTCACTGTTTGAAGCCATGTTTACTACAACACCGTTACCCCCAACGCCACACAATGAGCACCATGGGAATCACGATAGAAATGATTCCAGTCACAAGAATACAGATTTCTATTCTTTTCtcctttgttttcattttctgtCGTTTATCCTCCACACTCTTCACCATTTCCATACAGTCTTCGTACATGAACATTAGCATTTTCCAGCGCTCTCTCAGCGCGTCCAACGCATTGGCCACAGACTTCTGACATAAAACACGTTCCACGATCTTTTCATACTCTTCCTTGTTTTGACCGTAATTTTTTGGTTTTCCATCATCTCGAGAAATCCGTCTCTGCAATTAGAAAAATTTGAAATTCATAGGGAAAAACAACATATCTAGGCAATGATCGTCTTATTTATGCGTCCAAATTACTGCATAAATTGGAAAAACCTTAGCGCCACAGTACATTCAAGCAAAACAATCCattctcattcattcattcattcattcattcaaacttattttcgtgcttatatttaattaaggttcaagcacgctgtcctgggcacacacctcagctatctgggttgtctgtccaggacaatgggttggttgtttgtggttagtgagagagaagagggtgtagtggtcttacaccttacccattgagtcgttaaaactcgctcggTGTGGGAGCCGATACCTGGCTgagaactctgtacctaccagccttatgtccgatggcttaaaatTTAGTGTTTTTACTAATAATTAGTAATATTAATTTGGGGTGGCTGGggtaaaattaatgtaattaattatgGTAGTTACAACAAAACCTATAAGCAACCCGCACTTAATTTTAAACGCAGAATTGCGtacctccacctccacccccaaaTGAAAAATCCAAACACCACTACCctaccccccccaacccccccaacccccccccaccccaaccaacaaaacaaaaccataaacagaaattgttgttaaaaaaacaaaaaaaacatcggttatttttcatgctgggatgacgacgttaaacattaattcattaattcattcaagaAGGTGTGGAATGTCAAGAATGTTAGAGGATTTGGCCTGCtaacatttctaaaataaacatcctttatatatcaatttttaaatgtctcttgacatttttttctttctgatgaatattaataacaagtACCTTTCTCTTTAGCCGAGATGAATAATCAATTATATGATGCTTATAAAATTGAGAAGAAAGTCTTTTTCAACCAGCGCTTAAAAGGGGATCTGGCCAGTTTGCATAATGGTGACAGTcaaccaaaatatttatttatttttgttttaaaatgtaaatagtaTACTTTTAGCTATATACCCATACACATTGCAACTAGTAATTCTAATAATTGCCTAGCGCATTTGTTTAAATTGAACAATCAATAGAGAATGACAAACAGGTTAAACGTGCGATatctggtttttttttagcgTACTATGTTTTGTACACATTGTCTACCAAACATTCTGTGTGATTTCTATTTCGAATTAATTAACATGCAATGATTACGTGTGgtatcgattaatttgtagttatttatcacaattATATGTAACAGATTATAACTACCACAGACCCGAAGGAACAATGTATGTGGTGAAATTTGTATATTTGAATGGCTTCAAACGCAATTTTCTAGAATCCAAAGAACAAAATAGCAATGTacgtttatttttgtttttatatacaatacGGCAAACACTTTTACATTTTTGGTTCGAATGAAGAAAAAGACACCCCCCTCCCGGCCTCACGTTCTACTGACCTGTACTAAACAGGAACCGGGGACGGGGAGTATGGCTGTCCCGCACCACTCGAGGAAGAAAATTACAAATTTGATTTGTGCTCCCTGCAAGAAACTTTCCACTAGAGATTGTTTTCATATAGAGTAGGGTAAAAAaatctgtaacatatttggtCCGAATGGTAGAAAAGACATACACCTCCCCGCCCCATTTTCTACGGACCTGTActaaacaggcccgtaggaaccgggagggatggagtggggtgggggtggggctgtGCCCCTCCACTGGAGGATGAAAACGTTAGTTTTTTTTCtatcctactctatataaaaaaaattggcttGTGCTCCCTCCCCATTAGAAACTCGAGATGTTGTTTGTATGGGCCTGCTAAAGACATTTAAGAAATACGATGTAACATTCCCTCTGACCTCTACTTACTCTGACGCTTCTTCGTCTTACGACACCGGTACCGAAAGTTCCTGGCACCTCGTCAGATGGGGACGGAGTCTTAACTATCAGACTCAGCGCTTTGTCGTCCGACGATTCGGCTGAATTCGTAGACACCCTTTCTCCGTGTTCAGCCATGTCCCGAAGTTAACGTTTGAAAAGACAGTGTTACCACAACACCCTGGCTGCCATTCCTCGATGTGCTAAGACGGTGAGGCAGGCAGGTCTCGCGAACAACCCCTGTGTTGCACTAAGTGGTGTTGTTACTGGCAGGCGGTTACCTGATACTACAATGGTGATGAAGCGGTGCTACTCGGTACACATCCCGTAACTAGTGACTGGTTATAACGGCGTAGCCAGTTTACTAGCTAAAAGTGGTCTAACTCTGAAGAGTTTCCTGCATGAGAAAGTTCTCTCTCCAACCTTGTATTATGGAATGTCCAAGTTTCCCCACTAGCTCTCaagtgttttcttcttcttactCTTTAATGCCACCAATCGTACCTAGGTGGGCAAGTTGCCAATTCACTGGGTCAATACGCCGTGTGTATTTATACCTGCCAAATTTCACGATGCTGTACAGGTATGTTAATTGTATCTGTAGACGTTCTACGGTTTTTATGACATAATGATTAAGTCGGTAGATACTGAGTTCGCACCCCAGTACTGGCTCGCACCCAGAGTTagttttaacggctcaatgAGGGTGTGGAAGGTGGCAAGTCCATACATCGCCCGAGTTATGAAGGACGACTGTCCTCAGTGGAATGCTTTTTGGCCAGTCCTAATCAGTTAcgtcacaactggtatattgtCTTCTTAATGGGATATTGCGTATATTAACAAAAGAGATATTGCCGCTTATTtggtctgtctctctgtctctgtctctctctctctctctctctctgtgtgtgtgtgtgtgtgtgtgtgtgtttgtgtgtgtgtgtgtgtgtgtgtacaatgttcaaatatactaaaaggtaaagttattgtgacatggattgtttggagtaataaatttgtcaatggatttatggatgtaaagcagagaaaatgtgcatgaaacagctcgaagaaatgcaaccaagcaattgttgcagcgattgcatgctttgtgcaagaaacatggaatatttggGAGacatcctgtccagtgttcaccataaaaggccagacattcagtcgcaaatcattgccactcggTGCaaccttcagaagtccagaagtcagaaaaacaccattagtgaactgtttgatgtaATTTCGTCATGTCACGCCTcaatgaaaatgacagatgacgcgtcatagggatgcttgaatctggaaCGTCGCAGCGTAACGTCGCACGTCAGTTCAACGTCCatagaaacaccatatggcactaatggcaacgatatcaacaaaactacCAGGTCAGgaaccgtccccgtagcggacgaccacccgtgacaacctctcaccaagacacatggatcctaaCCACGTATCTGCGAAAcaggcattcccaggaacttttttcagcgtttagtggcctcaatgagacgacagCGCCAGGCCTATATCAATAcccaaggtggacacactcgctactgactgtgtgaacgtcgtgatgtggctcatttgcatatggcaggtgcgcccttttcattaactattgctcgtttccataccttcggacatttcacTTCCCatattataacgtttcatacacgacTGTCttttgtgtcacaataacttttgccttttagtatatgttacacaccaaatagctgtagtttaaaatgaacTGACGTGTCATTAAAGCtatatttccttttttgttgttgtcccAAACACCACATAAAGCTAAGGTGTGTACCACAATAGCATGCtcgaaccttaactggatatggACACAAACTGTGCTTAATGCAAATCTTCCATtcacatcaaataaaatttagtCCCATAACTTTAATTGCTGTTGTATGTAAACGTATTATTAGATCCCccaaattaataatattcatatttttaacatatCTGCAACACCAAGTATTAACCAAGCATTATATGTTTGCACCATATTATTGTTATCACCATCAGAACAGAAAACCCCCATACCTTTATTACTTAAGGCAACCATGATGAGTACAGATACAATCCAAAATTAAGAATCAAGATGAGAAGACATTGCAAACTATTTTACATAAACaggtcaaataatatatacaaatgcTTCAAATGTACTTCTTTATTACCgcatttataatatacatatagtaaaacttttatttttcggCTGGTCGTAAAAGacacaaaataaacatgatTGAAAAGATGAAATAGgaggaaaaattaaataattaaaatagatttaacACGAGTTTTCGTTAAAAAATCTGTTTTGAAGTTTTAGCATGTTGGGTTAAATCATAATTACACAAACTGCCTTGACGACTAGGATATCTGTACACCAAAACAAATGGTGCAGattcaaataacatttaaaaaaacagaaaagaaaaaaaaggctcAATATTTCACACGAACCGTCGTTCTGTTCGCTTGTGGGTTACGCAAATTTAAATTCACAAAACAGAAAGCTGTGAGTCCTACCATACATTTTCCTTCTCTTGGGATGTTGGCCGTAACAAATTGGCTAAATTATGGgtcctggctcatggactacaaCCGCCAATATGTTAAGTAGTTTACTGTTATATGTTCCATAAGTAATTTTACCATCAAAGAAACTTATCTTTATTAATGAAACACTGTCATTGAAGTTCAATGCAAGTTTGAGTTAACTGAATAGGGTACGTAAATAAAATTCACGGTTACCCAGGTGAAATCACGTACACCGATGTGAGGTTTCCTAAGATTGTAAAATAGTGTCTCTGTTTTGAACCTTATTattaaagatatacatgtatattattattttattttaatatagcaTCTGGATTCATATGGTCACAGGTTATGGTTGAATAATAtcctatctacatgtattacataGCTACTGTCTGACCTGGTCTCGGTCACGGAGGCTGTGCCCAGGATGGATGTGTTTGAATCTTGATTGAATATGAGCACTTAACAATaaagtaacaaaatattatcGGAAGATGATTGTTCTGCAAGCGAAATATACAACTGATGCAGTGAAAAATATTGGACAATTTGTAGTCCCAATCTAATGCTTGCAGACCATTGTTAAACCATTTAGTGCTCACTGCTACAACCCGAATCTCCATCCGGTTAATGTCTTTAGACATCATATATGTCAGGTCATCTAGCTGAACTGGTGTAAACATAGTACATGTGGAATCACTGGCACCATGCAGTAGAACCCAACTCCCTAGGTGCATTCACTGTCAACCTTTCCACGCTAACTTTATAGACATTAATGTACCCGAAAATGTTGACCAAGTACATCAAACCTTCATCGTCGAATGCAAGATTTAGTGGTTTCTGTAAACCATCTGGTATTGTTGCGTGGTGTAGTATATCGGTACCGTCCGGGTCAAACACAGATACTGCGTGTTGAGAATTATTAACAACATATATAAAACCATTTCTGTCTTCATGAGCTGCGAATGGTTTCCAAGTTGGAGGTACTTGACAGTTCGTAAGTTTCGTACCATGAAGATCTCGAACGCGTACACAGCTATCTCCCCATTCACAGGTAACAAGATGTCCACTTTTATCAACGCTCAGATTTGTTAGAGGCTTTTGCAGGTGGAGACTGAATCGTTCTTGCAAAATCCCGTCTGTTGAGTACACTCGGAAATAATTATCTGGCAGGTTGCCCACAATGAAACCTTCATTTCTGTAATTAGCAAGAGCAAATGTGAATATGGTGCCACCAGGTGGTTTAGCAGATAACATAAGTTTGTGTGTCCCTTTTCCTATCTGGTCAAACATGTACAGGTAATTTGCGTGGACAGCACCAATGACATTTTTACAAACTGCTACAGCAAAAGGTGAAAAATCGTCACCCGTGGTCAAACATTCCTTTAAAGTCCCACTTGTGGAAATGCATTTAATTTTTCCGTTTGCACTATCGGATAGTATAATAGTATTGTTACCGACTGCCATGCTTCTTATCACTGGAGACTGCGTATCTGAGTCGAACCCAGTGTCAAAGATACGCAAAAGTTTGAATGAAATTTTGGAAGTTTCCAAACAAGAATGCAAGATGAAATTGGACTCCGTCTGCACACTATCTACTTGCGCACTCGGTAAACTTTCCAAGTCTTGTATACCGCACGTTTGTTCGTTGATGTCTGGGAAGACGTCTCTAGCAATCGGCTTTAAATCCACATTGGGCAGCTCCTCAAGCTGCTGGAGTCGCTTGGTGATCGTCTCTTCAAGGTAGAGCACCTCTTCATCTTTGCCATGTACTATCATCGTCTCACAAAACTCCAGGCATCCTTTTgctaaagttatttttaaatatgcctgTTCCACCTGTGAATTACACTGCTTCAACGTTTCTTCTATCCTGTCCTCTACCAACTGTAATGCCTGTTGTCGGTGGCGTTCTATTTGAGCGATTATCCCTTCTATTTGCTTTTCTATGTTTGCATTTGCTTCAGTTTGATGCTTATTGACTCGTGCAAAGTTTTCACAAACCACTTTCTTTTCGTTTTCTAGGTGCTGCAATTTTTCATTAACTTTTGCCGCATAATTAACAAGTCGGTCCTTTTGGGCTACAACCGCTTCAGAAGCTGTTAAACAGATGTGCTCCCGATGTTCAAGAAAAACACAAGCTAGACATATTGGCGTGTGGCACGTGTCGCAGAAATACTCTATTTCCTTGTCCTTGTGTTGTGAGCAGGTTAATCTGAGCAGATTTCTGAGTTCTTTGTCATATGATCCTTTTCTTATGTCTTTCAAGAGAACCTTCTTGTGATTCCAAGTCGTGGAGGAGGCATTGTGTCCATCAGAACATCTTGGACATAGTTAGTCTCCACAATCCAGACAGCGACATTTGGCAGGTGAAGTATTTCCACGAAGTGTACATGTCGTACATTTCACGTCTTTGTTGGTCTTCACTTTCAGAACCTCAATGAGACTGTTGATTAAGAAATTAGTTTTTAGATCAGAAACAGTTTTATGTGAAAGTGTGACAGAATCTCTGCATTCTGGACACAATATTGAACCAGGTTCATCAGATGTCTCGAACAGTTTCTCTAAACAATGGGAGCAATACGTGTGAACACAAGGCAGAATTTTCGGCTGCTCATAAATATTGAAACAGATTTTACACGTGAGGAAATCTTTGCTGATCGCTTTTTGTGATATTCCTTGTTTTGACGCCAtcctgaaaaaaacaaagaaagaaagaaatgttttatttaacgacgcactcaacacattttatttacggttatatggcgtcagacatatggttaaggaccacacagatattgagagaggaaacccgctgtcgccacttcatgggctactcttttcgattagcagcaagggatcttttatatgcaccatcccacagaaagggtagtacataccacaacctttgatataccagtcgtggtgcactggctgtctCCTGAAAAAACAAGAACTTTGGAATAAGAGAAAAAATGGCTTGTAAGCCACGACAACAGCCGACtgtgacaagacaaacattatgagtttcgtacgaggcactcgtatcgtgtggcgtggCCTTTACCTAACGTTGTTATGTCAAGATTTGTTTCCTTTAGACtattaccatatttaaaaaaggataTAAGATATACAatgtgtaacagtacatgacaacTTATAAGTTCTATATTTAAACAAGAACTACAACAGAAGAACAGAAATACCTGTAACTATGAAATGATAAGAATCAAATGGTGTAATCGATTACCTCGACTCGTAATGGCTGCTTATCTACAACAATCAATATGTTATGTTAAAACCCTAAACACGTCTGCGTTCAGCCAGCccgagcggaaaaacgtccGTTTGTAGGCCTActcttcacggtaaaccaaatggccacgttgagaaccagtcaaatagttcgcgaacgttagcaaaaCGTTTACTGGCTGAACTTGGGCCAGTTGCTTAGTGGTCGCGTTAGAATTTAAATAGACAATATGCATGAATGTAAGAAGGCTGCACACAGATGACAGACTACAGATTGGAGACGGGGCAAAGATAGGCTTACACAACTTATTAGCGCTGATTGTGCAATGCCTTGTCTGCCCAAAACAACGAAATTACTCGAATATCCCGAGCTTTATACGAATATCTTACTGTACCCAAATACTGTCAACTTTACTCGAATATTCCGAACTTTGCCTACAAAAACTcaggtgttttgttgttgttgtctcaTATGCATGTACGAAGGGAAGCGTTGTTTACCCAATAATTTCCCCAAAACTAACGAATTTGGGCCCTTGTTCATAAAAAGTACGCAAGCATTTGGAAGAACGCTAACACCACGCAACTGTTCCCTGTCGTTTCACGTAGTCCGCATATTTTAGCGGGTACGCAAACAGTAACGCTATTTCATgtcagtatgtttttgttttttttgctaatGTCATGCTAaccaactttaaaaatataaataaacaccaATTGTTTTGTACGTGCTGTAAGGTATCTATCTTACAGTTTTTAAGTTGTTcgcataaaaataatttaccatcaataaagtactaatcaaataCTTGATTAGGTGTAGGATTTTGAGCATCGCCTGAAAtctgtgaccttttgacctctgataACCTACCTATTGACCCCAATTGAATATTTGACTGGTGTGCGTGTACCTCTTACCAATATCAACATGTGGAATTGACTTGCTAGTATACACTGATCTGGTTTCGTGATATGACCATTTATATTTCCCCTTACCTACAGCTATATTTTTGTTAACGTTAAAGATACGACCTTTTTCCATTTGTCACGCAAAGACTACTTTGCAAAATAAATGAACACGAACACTTCAGATTTGTTGCAAGATATGTCCCCTGCAGTTTTCAAGTtgttaacacaaaaataattggATATTAAGTGAGTACTAatcaaataaatgcttatatgtcAGAGTTTAAGCATTGCTTGAAATCTGTGACCGTTTGACCTTTGGTGACCTACATAATGACACAATAAGTATAACATACACACCAACGAACAGAGGTCACCAATACCAATACTTTGAGTGGTCACAGAGTATTCTCTATTAATTTAAACTCAAGTTATGTCCATTTTTGTTATCACTACCCCATAATTCTAATTCCAAAAATCTTGCGTCATGGTTCACTTTAACCCCTCCAAAACCATAGTGGGTCCCAGTTTATCCAATGTTAACATTCataatcctaaaatatagttccgaaactgttagaaaaacattcatgggggaagggggggggggggggagggtttccAAGGTGGGCCCTTCAGCCCACGGACTAATATGGGTATGTGCGTCAAATAATTACGTAATATGAAAAACATTCTTTCTGGTCGCATATAGATGATGTATTTGGTTCACACGTCCCTCTCTGACGTCGAAAATCTAAATTTTTGTTGAAAGTAAAGCGCTCTATTAAGGAAAGAGACAATAACGCCTGCTATAAGTTGTACTATACTAAATAAAaccccataggcgaccatgttaatgtttgcatttaaaaacactatatgcaatatatcaaccaaacactgacccataaatatcagtattacaacccctacctcaaagtattaactaaagtaaatggtacctttcatggctcatttttggtataaccagatgcgacagttataattttattatatattaattttcatttgttttacattcccctccaaacctccccgaAAGttccttggcattccgcctaaAGTTATTGGGGCCCcctctaaatggattttctggatccgccaccgATAACGGCAACGGAACTGACGGCAGGATACTTGTcatatgataataaatatacaaccaAGGGTATAACGCTTATAACCAAGAATTGACCGGTAAAATTGTTGTAATAAACAA
This DNA window, taken from Gigantopelta aegis isolate Gae_Host chromosome 4, Gae_host_genome, whole genome shotgun sequence, encodes the following:
- the LOC121372286 gene encoding uncharacterized protein LOC121372286; translation: MAEHGERVSTNSAESSDDKALSLIVKTPSPSDEVPGTFGTGVVRRRSVRRRISRDDGKPKNYGQNKEEYEKIVERVLCQKSVANALDALRERWKMLMFMYEDCMEMVKSVEDKRQKMKTKEKRIEICILVTGIISIVIPMVLIVWRWG
- the LOC121369997 gene encoding E3 ubiquitin-protein ligase TRIM56-like, which produces MKAILISSHYESRCSDGHNASSTTWNHKKVLLKDIRKGSYDKELRNLLRLTCSQHKDKEIEYFCDTCHTPICLACVFLEHREHICLTASEAVVAQKDRLVNYAAKVNEKLQHLENEKKVVCENFARVNKHQTEANANIEKQIEGIIAQIERHRQQALQLVEDRIEETLKQCNSQVEQAYLKITLAKGCLEFCETMIVHGKDEEVLYLEETITKRLQQLEELPNVDLKPIARDVFPDINEQTCGIQDLESLPSAQVDSVQTESNFILHSCLETSKISFKLLRIFDTGFDSDTQSPVIRSMAVGNNTIILSDSANGKIKCISTSGTLKECLTTGDDFSPFAVAVCKNVIGAVHANYLYMFDQIGKGTHKLMLSAKPPGGTIFTFALANYRNEGFIVGNLPDNYFRVYSTDGILQERFSLHLQKPLTNLSVDKSGHLVTCEWGDSCVRVRDLHGTKLTNCQVPPTWKPFAAHEDRNGFIYVVNNSQHAVSVFDPDGTDILHHATIPDGLQKPLNLAFDDEGLMYLVNIFGYINVYKVSVERLTVNAPRELGSTAWCQ